The following DNA comes from Caulobacter sp. X.
GACGCGGACGCCGCCCAGGCGATCACGCTGAGCCTGCAGAATCTGACGCTCGGCGGGACGATCAACACTCTGCAGCCGACCGATGACATCCTGACCCCGGCCAACGCGACCGCCGTGCTCACGCGTCTGGACGCGACGATGAGCGCCGTGAACCAGGCCGTCGGCAATATCGGCACCCAGGCCAAGCAGATCGACGCGCACAGCACTTTCGTCGGCAGGCTCAACGACGTGCTCGAGACGGGCGTGGGCAATCTGGTGGACGCCGACCTGGCCAAGGAAAGCGCGCGTCTGCAGGCCTTGCAGGTCAAGCAGCAGCTGGGCGCCCAGGCGCTGTCGATCGCCAACGGCGCGCCGCAGATCATCCTGTCCCTGTTCAAGGGGCAGTAACCCTAGGTGTACTCACGGCGCCGGGGTAAGCTTGGCGCGTGCGAGACGGGGAATCGGCGGCGAGTATGATCGAGTTGCGCGACTTGCGGGACGAGGACGAGGCGGTCCTTTTTCAGTGGCGCTCGGAGCCCGAGGTCGACCGCTGGATGTCCGACGCCGATCTGCCCAGCCACGAAGCGCACGCCGCCTGGTTCCAGGCCCTGCGGACCGACCCCGACATGCGGGGCTGGATGATTACCCGCGCGGGCGCGCCCATGGGGCTGCTGACCCTGACGGGACTGACCAGCCACCACCGGCGCGCCAGCTGGAACTGGTTCCTTGGCTCGGCCGAAGCGCGGGGCAGGGGCGTTGGCCGCGCCGCCCAGGTTCTTGGTCTCGACCGAGCGTTCGGCGAGCTTGGCCTGCACAAGGTGTTCGCCGAGGTCATGGCCGACAACGACGCGGCGCTGAAGGCGCAATCGGCGGCGGGCTTCCGGCGCGAGGGTTATCTGCGCGGCCACGTCCTGAAGGACGGCCAGCCGCGCGATGTCGTTCTGCTGGGAATCCTGGCCTCGGAGTGGGGCGAACTGCGCGAGAACGCGCGCCGGGCCCTGTCGGAGGCGCATCTTATCGCCGCTTAACCTCGAGTCTTGAGGGCGAGTTAACGGCGAAGGGGCGAATGTATCAGCGGGGGACTCTGCGTCCCCGTCAGGACAAGCCGTGATCACGTTCGATACCAGCACGCTGCTCAGCTACTATCAGGCCCGTAGCGGCCTGACGGGCGCCGCCGCGTCTGGAACGTCGGCGACGGCGACCTCGAGCGGCTCTTCCAAGGCGGTCGTGCCCAGCGCGCCCTGGCTCGGCGGCAGTACGCCGGCCGCCAGCGAGCTGGTGCGTTCCGCCCTCAACGGTCGCAAGTTTGTCGACGAAGCCGCGAACTCGACGTCGCTGAAGGGGGCCAGCCCGGACTACGCCAAACTGTTCGCGACCTATCAGGCGCTCAACACCTTGTCGGCGATCGCGACCCGCGCGGGCGAAAAGCGGGTGCCTGACAGCGAGATCGCGCGCCTGCAGACCGCCATGACCCGGGGGCTGTCCGAAATC
Coding sequences within:
- the pseH gene encoding UDP-4-amino-4,6-dideoxy-N-acetyl-beta-L-altrosamine N-acetyltransferase, translated to MIELRDLRDEDEAVLFQWRSEPEVDRWMSDADLPSHEAHAAWFQALRTDPDMRGWMITRAGAPMGLLTLTGLTSHHRRASWNWFLGSAEARGRGVGRAAQVLGLDRAFGELGLHKVFAEVMADNDAALKAQSAAGFRREGYLRGHVLKDGQPRDVVLLGILASEWGELRENARRALSEAHLIAA